From a region of the Flavobacterium sediminilitoris genome:
- a CDS encoding anthranilate synthase component II: MKIVVIDNYDSFTYNLVHYLEDLNATVTVFRNDEFELEELEQFDKILLSPGPGIPDEAGLLKEVIKKYAPTKSILGVCLGQQAIGEVFGGNLINLEKVYHGIATNVTNIVQDTLFTDIPKNIEVGRYHSWVVSPENFPDSLEITSVDSNGQIMSLRHKTYDVKGVQYHPESVLTPHGKKILENWLNN, encoded by the coding sequence ATGAAAATAGTAGTCATCGATAATTACGATAGCTTTACTTATAATTTAGTACATTATTTAGAAGATTTAAATGCAACAGTTACCGTTTTTCGTAATGATGAATTTGAATTAGAAGAATTAGAACAATTTGACAAAATTTTACTTTCGCCTGGTCCAGGAATTCCCGATGAAGCTGGATTATTAAAGGAAGTCATAAAAAAATATGCTCCCACAAAAAGCATACTTGGAGTATGCCTTGGTCAACAAGCAATAGGAGAAGTATTTGGAGGAAACCTAATAAACTTAGAAAAAGTATATCATGGAATAGCCACAAATGTTACAAATATTGTTCAAGACACATTATTCACAGATATTCCAAAAAATATTGAAGTAGGTCGCTATCATTCATGGGTTGTTAGTCCTGAAAATTTTCCCGATTCATTAGAAATAACATCGGTAGACAGTAACGGACAAATTATGTCTTTAAGACACAAAACGTATGATGTTAAAGGTGTGCAATATCATCCAGAAAGTGTTTTAACACCTCACGGAAAAAAAATATTAGAAAATTGGTTAAACAATTAG
- a CDS encoding Crp/Fnr family transcriptional regulator yields MSKCEQCIVRQFSSIKALTKDELIKVANCKTSYTIKKGQPIFEEGETLNGIFCIKDGVCKLSKLSSNGKDQIVKLVKPGELLGQRSMISEESANLSAIALEDMEVCFVPKNEILQFFNQNNDFSMNVMKTICGDLKESDDHMVDMAQKTVKQRLAEALLYLEQSFGTNIDGTIRIQLSREELAGMIGTATESCIRLLSDFNKNGYIDIIGKKILIKDKNTLKKIS; encoded by the coding sequence ATGAGCAAATGTGAACAATGTATAGTTAGGCAATTCAGTTCGATAAAAGCTTTAACAAAAGATGAGCTTATAAAAGTTGCTAATTGTAAGACATCATATACTATAAAAAAAGGACAGCCAATTTTTGAAGAAGGTGAAACCTTAAATGGTATATTTTGCATTAAAGACGGTGTTTGTAAACTATCAAAATTAAGCTCTAATGGTAAAGATCAAATAGTAAAATTGGTTAAACCTGGTGAATTATTAGGGCAACGTTCTATGATAAGTGAAGAATCTGCAAACTTATCTGCTATAGCATTAGAAGACATGGAAGTTTGTTTTGTTCCAAAAAACGAAATTTTACAATTCTTCAATCAAAACAATGATTTTTCAATGAATGTTATGAAAACAATTTGTGGAGATTTAAAAGAATCTGATGATCACATGGTTGATATGGCTCAAAAAACAGTTAAGCAACGTTTAGCAGAAGCCTTATTATATTTAGAACAATCATTTGGAACAAATATTGATGGAACCATCCGAATACAATTATCTAGAGAAGAATTGGCTGGAATGATTGGTACTGCAACAGAAAGTTGTATTCGTTTATTATCAGACTTTAATAAAAATGGGTACATTGATATTATAGGTAAAAAAATACTTATAAAAGATAAAAATACGCTTAAAAAAATCTCCTAA
- a CDS encoding anthranilate synthase component I family protein yields MKTYKLHTSHKQILADTITPVSVYLKIRDKFPNSILLESSDYHANDNTFSYICFNPIASFKVENQKIETIFPNNHSEIIPIDKSINVINELENFSKQFKTDESKFKFINNGLFGYISYDAIQHFETIKIGNKPHKNEIPEIYYAIYQNIIAINHFKNEAYIFCHSIDNTNNTDEINQLLQAKNFASFSFTKSKDGYSNLTDDQFKEYVTLAKKHCHRGDVFQLVLSRKFSQPFKGDEFNVYRALRSINPSPYLFYFDYGNFKIFGSSPEAQLVIKDKHAEIHPIAGTFKRTGNDEKDAELAKRLGEDAKENSEHVMLVDLARNDLSRSCNEVKVENYKEVQFFSHVIHLVSKVTGKLKENYNFMDLVSKTFPAGTLSGAPKYKAMELIEKIEKTNRGFYGGAIGFMDFEGNFNHAIMIRSFLSKNHELHFQAGAGIVESSSEENEMQEVYNKLGALQKALEIAETI; encoded by the coding sequence ATGAAAACATACAAACTTCACACATCACACAAACAAATACTAGCAGATACAATTACACCTGTAAGTGTATATTTAAAAATAAGAGATAAATTCCCAAATAGTATTCTATTGGAAAGTAGTGATTACCATGCAAATGATAATACATTCTCCTACATCTGCTTCAACCCTATTGCATCATTCAAAGTTGAAAATCAAAAAATTGAAACTATATTTCCAAATAATCATTCTGAAATCATTCCCATTGACAAATCAATCAATGTAATAAATGAACTTGAAAATTTTTCAAAGCAATTTAAAACTGATGAATCAAAATTTAAATTCATAAACAATGGATTATTTGGCTATATATCTTACGATGCAATACAACATTTTGAAACTATAAAAATCGGAAATAAGCCTCACAAAAATGAAATTCCAGAAATATACTATGCTATATATCAAAATATTATAGCCATAAATCATTTTAAAAATGAAGCTTATATTTTTTGTCATAGCATTGATAACACAAATAATACTGACGAAATTAACCAATTACTTCAAGCTAAAAACTTCGCTTCGTTTAGCTTTACAAAATCAAAAGATGGTTATTCAAACTTAACAGATGATCAATTTAAAGAATATGTAACCTTGGCAAAAAAACATTGTCATAGAGGTGATGTATTTCAATTAGTACTATCGAGAAAATTTTCCCAACCATTTAAAGGAGATGAATTTAATGTCTATAGAGCTCTACGAAGCATAAACCCATCTCCCTATTTATTTTATTTTGATTATGGAAATTTTAAAATATTCGGATCATCACCAGAAGCACAATTAGTCATTAAAGATAAACATGCTGAAATTCATCCTATTGCAGGAACATTTAAACGTACTGGAAACGATGAAAAAGATGCAGAATTAGCTAAAAGACTAGGAGAAGATGCTAAAGAAAATAGCGAACATGTAATGCTTGTAGATCTTGCTCGCAATGATTTAAGCAGAAGTTGTAATGAAGTTAAAGTTGAAAATTACAAAGAAGTACAATTCTTTTCACATGTAATACATTTAGTATCAAAAGTAACTGGAAAACTAAAAGAAAACTACAATTTTATGGATTTAGTCTCTAAAACATTTCCAGCAGGAACACTAAGTGGTGCTCCAAAATACAAAGCAATGGAGTTAATAGAAAAAATAGAAAAAACAAATAGAGGCTTTTATGGTGGTGCTATTGGATTCATGGATTTTGAAGGAAACTTTAATCATGCAATTATGATTAGAAGCTTTCTAAGCAAAAATCACGAATTACATTTTCAAGCTGGAGCAGGAATAGTTGAAAGCTCATCTGAAGAAAATGAAATGCAAGAAGTATATAACAAACTAGGAGCATTACAAAAAGCACTTGAAATTGCAGAAACCATATAA
- a CDS encoding endonuclease gives MKKNFTLLLLLTLSYSFSQIPTGYYDTATGSGYTLKTQLYNIITNHNDQGYDAFDAFTATNDLDLYYENDNSTILDIYSENPTGIDPYNYTPVIDECGNYNGEGVCYNKEHVIPQSIFNQNAPMRGDAHHLLPTDGRVNGFRSNHPFGYVGANLVSQSGITNPTRNGSKLGNNINTGLFSGYSNTVFEPIDEFKGDIARIYFYFITRYETQVTNWNYDMFNGTSDQVLTDTFLYTLLNWHFNDPVSQKEIDRNNAIYTYQNNRNPFIDHPEYVCQIYNSQCATLNTPDFASVENITVYPNPTINEFYISTTTTLKSIIIYNVNGQIIQKIEQPNTISNETYQVSNLSSGFYLVEIASDNGKIIKKIIVN, from the coding sequence ATGAAAAAAAACTTTACCCTTTTATTACTATTAACGTTAAGTTACAGCTTTTCGCAAATCCCCACAGGATATTATGATACAGCAACTGGATCTGGATATACTTTAAAAACACAATTATATAATATTATAACAAATCATAATGATCAAGGCTATGATGCTTTTGATGCATTTACGGCTACAAATGATTTAGATCTTTATTATGAAAATGATAACAGTACTATTTTAGACATCTATTCTGAAAACCCTACTGGAATTGATCCATATAATTATACTCCGGTAATTGATGAATGTGGCAATTATAATGGAGAAGGTGTTTGTTATAATAAAGAACATGTTATTCCTCAATCTATTTTTAACCAAAATGCTCCTATGAGAGGTGATGCACACCACTTACTACCTACAGATGGACGTGTAAATGGATTTAGAAGTAACCATCCTTTTGGTTATGTTGGTGCTAATTTAGTTTCACAAAGTGGAATTACAAATCCAACTAGAAATGGGTCTAAATTAGGAAATAATATCAATACTGGATTGTTTTCAGGATATAGTAATACTGTTTTTGAACCAATTGATGAGTTTAAAGGAGATATTGCTCGAATTTATTTCTATTTTATAACTCGATATGAAACACAAGTTACTAATTGGAATTATGATATGTTCAATGGAACATCAGATCAAGTTTTGACAGATACTTTTTTATATACTTTATTAAATTGGCATTTTAATGATCCTGTTTCTCAAAAAGAGATTGATCGTAATAATGCTATTTACACATATCAGAATAATAGGAATCCTTTTATAGATCATCCAGAATACGTTTGCCAAATATATAATTCTCAATGTGCAACATTAAATACTCCTGATTTTGCTTCTGTTGAAAATATCACTGTTTATCCAAATCCAACTATAAATGAGTTTTATATTTCAACAACAACAACTTTAAAAAGTATAATTATATATAATGTAAATGGTCAAATAATTCAAAAAATTGAACAACCAAATACTATTAGTAATGAAACTTATCAAGTTTCTAATTTATCTAGTGGTTTTTATTTAGTAGAAATTGCCTCTGACAATGGAAAAATCATTAAAAAAATCATTGTAAACTAA
- a CDS encoding TlpA family protein disulfide reductase, which translates to MRYLFFTFIFSWYAYSQNEVKPIKVYEIDDIKVESYNYEGFENFMNMKDEYTYIINFWATWCAPCIKELPYFEEVGEDYKNRNVKVILVSLDFPKQVEKGLIPFINKKKLKSTVIHLDDPDANSWIEKVSESWSGAIPATIIYNKNNSKFYEQSFTHDELEKELNKMLNQ; encoded by the coding sequence ATGCGATATTTATTTTTTACGTTTATATTTTCATGGTATGCTTATTCTCAAAATGAAGTGAAACCTATAAAGGTTTATGAAATAGATGATATTAAAGTGGAATCATATAATTATGAAGGATTTGAAAATTTCATGAATATGAAAGATGAGTACACTTATATAATTAATTTTTGGGCTACTTGGTGTGCGCCTTGTATAAAAGAATTACCTTATTTTGAAGAAGTAGGAGAGGATTATAAAAACAGAAATGTAAAAGTAATTTTAGTTAGCTTAGATTTTCCAAAGCAAGTAGAAAAGGGACTAATTCCTTTTATTAATAAAAAGAAATTAAAATCTACAGTTATTCATTTAGATGATCCAGATGCAAATTCTTGGATTGAAAAAGTTAGTGAAAGTTGGTCAGGCGCTATTCCTGCAACCATTATTTATAATAAAAATAACTCAAAATTTTATGAACAGTCATTTACACATGATGAATTAGAAAAAGAGTTGAATAAAATGTTAAACCAATAA
- a CDS encoding NAD(P)H-dependent oxidoreductase, with the protein MSTFIESQNWRYATKKFDSTKKITTEDLETLKEAIRLSTSSYGLQPYRVFIIENPEIRKQLQPVSWGQSQIIDASHLFVFANIVDIQEKHIDDYLNNIATTRDLNIEDLKGYSDFMKSKIVPLSQDKKTVWTSKQTYLAMANLLNAAAELRIDVTPMEGFEPEKYNEILGLDKLGLNASLIATVGYRHEEDVTQHYTKVRKSNEELFITL; encoded by the coding sequence ATGAGTACATTCATTGAAAGCCAAAACTGGCGATATGCTACAAAAAAATTTGATAGCACAAAAAAAATCACAACAGAAGATTTAGAAACACTAAAGGAAGCAATTAGATTAAGTACATCTTCTTACGGATTACAACCTTATAGAGTATTTATAATTGAAAATCCTGAAATTAGAAAACAATTACAACCTGTTTCATGGGGACAAAGTCAAATTATTGATGCTTCACACCTATTTGTTTTTGCAAATATTGTAGACATTCAAGAAAAGCATATTGACGACTATTTAAACAATATTGCAACAACAAGAGATTTAAATATTGAAGATTTAAAAGGTTATAGCGACTTTATGAAATCTAAAATTGTTCCACTTTCACAAGACAAAAAAACAGTTTGGACTTCTAAACAAACTTATTTAGCAATGGCTAACTTATTAAATGCTGCTGCTGAATTAAGAATTGACGTAACACCAATGGAAGGATTTGAACCAGAAAAATATAATGAGATTTTAGGTTTAGACAAACTTGGACTAAATGCGTCATTAATAGCAACTGTTGGGTATCGTCATGAGGAAGATGTTACACAACATTATACAAAAGTTCGCAAATCAAACGAAGAATTATTTATTACACTATAA
- a CDS encoding helix-turn-helix domain-containing protein — MIKLELPNYFFSKKTLPEVYVHYFISDAHSNKTKIQLNANLISFLLEGSKELYHENYSKAITNNEFVIAKSGNCLMSEKLSDNQKYVSLLFFFNDDFIKNFKRKYELFTDSNLQKKQAHKKFKVIEYDSFIKNFVISMEQLLNSNTKINEDFLKLKLEEILYYLIQEKGVEILNFFNTIPVQKHHIRLKNAVENNIFSKLTLEELAFLSHMSLSTFKREFNKIYGMSPSKWIQERRLEKSVQMLLIEKERPIDVYATIGYESLSSFTQSFKHKFGITPKQYQIQELNQ; from the coding sequence ATGATTAAATTAGAATTACCAAACTATTTCTTTTCCAAAAAGACATTACCAGAAGTCTATGTTCATTATTTTATAAGTGATGCCCATTCAAATAAAACTAAAATTCAATTAAATGCAAATTTAATTAGTTTCTTACTCGAAGGTTCTAAAGAGCTGTATCATGAAAATTACTCGAAAGCTATTACAAACAATGAGTTTGTAATAGCAAAATCAGGAAATTGCCTCATGTCTGAAAAATTATCAGACAATCAAAAATATGTCAGCCTTTTATTTTTTTTCAATGATGACTTTATTAAAAATTTTAAAAGGAAATACGAACTTTTCACAGATTCTAATCTTCAAAAAAAGCAAGCACACAAAAAGTTTAAAGTCATAGAATATGATAGTTTCATTAAAAATTTTGTGATTTCTATGGAACAATTATTAAATTCAAATACCAAAATAAATGAAGATTTTTTGAAGCTTAAACTAGAAGAAATTCTTTATTATTTGATTCAAGAAAAAGGAGTTGAAATTCTGAATTTTTTCAATACTATTCCTGTTCAAAAACACCATATTCGCTTAAAAAATGCAGTTGAAAATAATATTTTTTCCAAATTAACATTGGAAGAATTAGCTTTTTTATCGCACATGAGTCTATCAACCTTCAAAAGAGAATTTAATAAAATTTATGGTATGTCTCCAAGTAAATGGATACAAGAAAGAAGATTAGAAAAATCAGTTCAAATGTTACTTATTGAAAAAGAGAGACCGATAGATGTTTATGCAACAATAGGTTATGAAAGTCTTTCTAGTTTTACACAATCTTTCAAACATAAATTTGGTATTACTCCTAAGCAATATCAAATTCAAGAATTGAACCAATAG
- a CDS encoding YbhB/YbcL family Raf kinase inhibitor-like protein codes for MKKLTLALLLLTTTFSQAQTFTLKSKDVGGQSTKKQEFNGFGCSGENVSPQLSWENAPKGTKSFAITMYDPDAPTGSGFWHWVVFDIPSNINELVSNAGNMSLNLTPKNVIQSKTSYNINGYGGPCPPEGHGIHAYIITIHALKTDKLGLTESTNPEIVGYYLWQNTIEKASIVVYYNR; via the coding sequence ATGAAAAAATTAACTTTAGCATTACTTTTATTGACTACAACATTCAGTCAAGCACAAACATTTACTTTGAAAAGTAAAGACGTAGGCGGTCAATCCACAAAAAAACAAGAATTTAATGGTTTTGGTTGTTCAGGCGAAAACGTTTCACCTCAATTATCGTGGGAAAACGCTCCAAAAGGAACCAAAAGTTTTGCCATTACTATGTATGATCCAGATGCTCCTACAGGAAGTGGTTTTTGGCATTGGGTTGTTTTTGATATCCCTTCAAACATAAATGAATTGGTTTCCAATGCTGGAAATATGAGTTTAAATTTAACTCCAAAAAATGTTATTCAAAGTAAAACGAGTTATAATATAAACGGATATGGTGGTCCATGTCCTCCTGAAGGTCACGGAATTCACGCTTACATTATTACTATTCATGCTCTTAAAACCGATAAATTAGGATTAACAGAAAGTACTAATCCTGAAATTGTAGGATACTATTTATGGCAAAATACTATTGAAAAAGCTTCAATTGTTGTGTATTATAACAGATAA
- a CDS encoding rhodanese-like domain-containing protein gives MNLDQQQWWNQFLTDEKGIIVDVRTEEEVNRGRIPGSINIDIFKGQGFIYQVEELDKEKNYYVYCAAGSRSANACNIMRELGFTNAYNLVGGISEWEGPIEN, from the coding sequence ATGAATTTAGATCAACAGCAATGGTGGAATCAGTTTTTAACTGATGAAAAAGGAATTATAGTAGATGTTCGAACAGAAGAAGAGGTTAATAGAGGAAGAATTCCAGGTTCTATTAATATCGATATTTTTAAAGGACAAGGATTTATTTATCAGGTTGAAGAATTAGATAAGGAAAAAAATTATTATGTTTATTGTGCAGCAGGTTCTAGAAGTGCAAATGCATGTAATATTATGAGAGAACTTGGTTTTACAAATGCTTATAATTTAGTAGGTGGTATTTCTGAATGGGAAGGACCAATTGAGAATTAA
- a CDS encoding YceI family protein produces the protein MKNLKTIALALVTLVTVSVSAQTTKKVNVQKSKVEWLGKKVTGKHNGTIDLKEGALVFKKKKLVGGTFVVDMTSINTTDLTGDYKGKLDGHLKSDDFFGVEKFPTATLVFKTLTDKGNNTSTVTADLTIKGKTNPITFDITINGNSATTKLIVDRAKYDIKYGSGSFFDNLGDKTIYDEFELDVTLNF, from the coding sequence ATGAAAAATTTAAAAACAATTGCATTAGCATTAGTAACACTAGTTACAGTATCAGTATCTGCTCAAACTACTAAAAAAGTAAATGTTCAAAAAAGTAAAGTTGAATGGTTAGGTAAAAAAGTTACTGGAAAACACAATGGTACTATTGATTTAAAAGAAGGAGCTTTAGTATTCAAAAAGAAAAAATTAGTAGGTGGAACATTTGTTGTAGACATGACAAGTATTAATACAACTGATTTAACAGGTGACTACAAAGGAAAATTAGACGGACATTTAAAATCAGATGATTTCTTTGGTGTTGAAAAATTTCCTACTGCAACTTTAGTATTCAAAACATTAACAGATAAAGGAAACAACACTTCTACTGTAACAGCAGATTTAACAATCAAAGGAAAAACAAACCCTATTACTTTTGACATTACTATAAATGGTAATTCGGCTACAACTAAATTAATTGTAGATAGAGCTAAATATGATATTAAATATGGTTCAGGTTCATTTTTTGATAATCTAGGAGACAAAACAATCTATGATGAATTTGAATTAGATGTTACACTAAACTTCTAA
- a CDS encoding thioredoxin family protein, which yields MKVFKIIFSMFLLMLVSAFTINTFSSGYDINDVATDFKLKNVDGKFVSLSDYKDAKGFIVVFTCNHCPYAVAYEDRIIELDKKYKKLGYPVIAINPNNPEVQDKDSYELMKVRAKEKGFTFPYLFDEGQKIYPQYGATKTPHVYVLQKGKDGNKVKYIGAIDDNHSDESAVKVKYVENAVDALLKNKEVTVKVTKAIGCSIKA from the coding sequence ATGAAAGTATTTAAGATTATTTTTTCTATGTTTTTGCTAATGCTTGTTAGTGCATTTACAATTAATACATTTAGTTCGGGTTATGATATTAATGATGTAGCCACTGATTTTAAGCTTAAAAATGTTGATGGTAAGTTTGTTTCTTTAAGTGATTATAAGGATGCAAAAGGATTTATTGTAGTTTTTACGTGTAATCATTGTCCGTATGCAGTTGCATATGAAGATAGAATAATTGAATTAGATAAAAAATATAAAAAATTAGGTTACCCTGTAATTGCTATTAATCCTAATAATCCAGAAGTTCAAGATAAAGATAGTTATGAATTGATGAAAGTAAGAGCTAAAGAAAAAGGTTTTACTTTTCCTTATTTATTTGATGAGGGACAAAAAATATATCCTCAATATGGTGCTACAAAAACACCACATGTTTATGTATTACAAAAAGGAAAAGATGGTAACAAAGTAAAGTATATAGGAGCAATTGATGATAATCATTCAGACGAAAGTGCTGTAAAAGTAAAATATGTAGAAAATGCGGTTGATGCTTTATTGAAAAATAAAGAAGTGACTGTAAAAGTTACAAAAGCTATTGGATGTTCAATCAAAGCATAG
- a CDS encoding MarR family winged helix-turn-helix transcriptional regulator, producing MNIEAEIKSTVKLSITKKVMLNLTFTRNFISDKFSELLKPYEISSEQYNVLRILRGQKGKHLNMQDIQERMITKNSNTTRLIDKLLLKDMVKRNTCPNNRRKIEVNITQKGLDVLSELDPIIEEHDKIFTKNLSNLELEQLNNLLEKLREI from the coding sequence ATGAATATTGAAGCAGAAATAAAAAGTACAGTAAAACTAAGTATAACAAAGAAAGTCATGCTAAACTTAACATTTACCCGAAATTTTATTAGTGACAAATTCAGTGAATTATTAAAGCCTTATGAAATTTCAAGCGAACAGTATAACGTTCTTCGCATACTGAGAGGTCAAAAAGGAAAACATTTGAATATGCAAGATATTCAAGAAAGAATGATTACAAAAAACAGTAATACAACAAGATTAATTGATAAACTATTATTAAAAGATATGGTAAAGCGCAATACTTGTCCAAATAATAGACGTAAAATTGAAGTTAATATTACACAAAAAGGATTAGATGTTCTTTCCGAACTTGATCCAATTATAGAAGAACACGATAAAATTTTTACAAAAAACTTATCAAACTTAGAATTAGAACAATTAAATAATTTATTAGAAAAACTTAGAGAAATTTAA
- a CDS encoding RsmB/NOP family class I SAM-dependent RNA methyltransferase, whose translation MRLHRNLVFTVIDSLLTIFNEGEYADKVVARALKKDKRWGSSDRKFVAETIYEIVRWKRLYAEIAEVREPYDRDNIWRIFAVWAVLRGINLPDWKYFENTPARKIKGKFDELSKIRKFKESIPDWMDELGVKELGETIWTKELEAQNKQAEVILRVNTLKTTKEKLRAILMDLNIETNISKDYEDALILKERANVFMTDVFKAGYFEVQDASSQLVAYFLDVKPGMRVVDTCAGAGGKTLHMASLMENKGQLIAMDIYESKLKQLKLRAKRNGVHNVEFRVIDSTKVIKKLHEKADRVLIDAPCSGLGVMKRNPDSKWKLQPEFIDNIKKVQAEVLQNYSKIVKPGGKMVYATCSVLPSENEEQVKHFLTTEAGQNFTFVKEKKVLAHQSGFDGFYMALLERKI comes from the coding sequence ATGAGATTACATAGAAACTTAGTATTTACTGTTATAGATTCATTATTAACTATTTTTAATGAAGGAGAGTATGCAGACAAAGTAGTAGCAAGAGCTTTAAAAAAAGATAAACGTTGGGGAAGCAGTGATAGAAAATTTGTAGCAGAAACAATATATGAAATTGTAAGATGGAAACGTCTATATGCTGAAATTGCTGAAGTAAGAGAGCCATACGATAGAGATAATATTTGGAGAATATTTGCCGTTTGGGCTGTTTTAAGAGGTATTAATTTACCTGATTGGAAGTATTTTGAAAATACACCTGCTAGGAAAATTAAAGGTAAATTTGATGAATTATCAAAAATTAGAAAATTCAAAGAATCAATTCCTGATTGGATGGACGAATTAGGTGTTAAAGAACTTGGCGAAACTATTTGGACCAAAGAACTTGAAGCTCAAAATAAACAAGCTGAAGTTATCCTTAGAGTCAATACATTAAAAACTACAAAGGAAAAATTAAGAGCTATTTTAATGGATTTGAATATTGAAACAAATATTTCAAAAGATTATGAAGATGCATTAATTTTAAAAGAAAGAGCTAACGTTTTCATGACAGATGTTTTTAAGGCAGGCTATTTTGAAGTACAAGACGCATCTTCACAATTAGTAGCTTATTTTTTAGATGTAAAACCAGGTATGCGTGTTGTAGATACATGTGCTGGAGCTGGAGGAAAAACACTTCACATGGCTTCATTAATGGAGAACAAAGGGCAGTTAATTGCAATGGACATTTATGAAAGTAAATTAAAACAATTAAAATTAAGAGCCAAACGAAATGGAGTACATAATGTAGAATTTAGAGTGATCGATTCTACAAAGGTGATAAAAAAACTACATGAAAAAGCAGATAGAGTACTAATAGATGCACCATGTAGTGGTTTAGGAGTTATGAAACGTAATCCTGATAGTAAATGGAAACTACAACCTGAATTTATTGATAATATCAAAAAAGTACAGGCAGAAGTATTACAAAACTACTCAAAAATTGTAAAACCAGGTGGAAAAATGGTTTATGCAACATGTTCAGTACTTCCTTCAGAAAACGAAGAACAAGTTAAACACTTCTTAACTACGGAAGCGGGACAAAACTTTACTTTTGTAAAAGAAAAAAAAGTTTTAGCGCATCAAAGTGGATTTGACGGATTTTATATGGCACTCTTAGAACGAAAAATATAA